The Coffea arabica cultivar ET-39 chromosome 8e, Coffea Arabica ET-39 HiFi, whole genome shotgun sequence genome window below encodes:
- the LOC113703365 gene encoding inositol-tetrakisphosphate 1-kinase 1-like, with amino-acid sequence MEEPKRFAVGYALAPKKQASFIQGSLVQLACERGIDLVQIDLQRQLVDQGPFDCVLHKLYSDDWKRQLKEFEENSPSALIIDQPEAIERLHNRISMLQVVAELEMDPSKIAGAETASFGIPKQTVIYDFGSVSEVNVEKEGLKFPVIAKPLVADGSAKSHKMLLVYNNDGLNKLKPPIVLQEFVNHGGVIFKVYVVGEYVKCVKRKSLPDISEENLRSLEGSLSFCQVSNVGAHEINPDKYYKLMHLESAELPPMSLINEIAKGLRRATKLHLFNFDVIRDAKVGNRYLVVDINYFPGYAKMPNYETVLVDFFWKLLTNDDKDFDATKLATCEIGTRNTICGHHRFGEDEGMIPASPLKREEKEHSLQV; translated from the coding sequence ATGGAGGAGCCGAAAAGGTTCGCGGTCGGCTATGCGTTGGCGCCGAAGAAGCAAGCGAGCTTCATACAAGGCTCGCTTGTGCAACTCGCGTGCGAAAGAGGCATCGATTTGGTACAAATCGACCTCCAACGGCAACTGGTAGATCAAGGACCGTTTGATTGCGTGCTCCATAAGTTGTATAGTGATGATTGGAAGCGGCAATTGAAGGAGTTTGAGGAGAACAGCCCTAGCGCTTTGATTATTGACCAGCCGGAGGCAATTGAGCGGCTCCATAACCGGATTTCGATGCTCCAGGTGGTGGCGGAGCTCGAAATGGACCCGTCTAAAATAGCAGGGGCGGAGACGGCTTCGTTCGGGATTCCAAAGCAGACTGTGATTTATGATTTTGGTTCGGTCTCGGAGGTGAATGTGGAAAAGGAGGGTCTGAAATTTCCTGTCATTGCCAAGCCGTTAGTTGCCGATGGCAGCGCGAAATCGCATAAGATGCTTTTGGTTTATAACAATGACGGGCTGAATAAGCTCAAGCCACCGATTGTGTTGCAGGAGTTTGTAAATCATGGTGGGGTGATTTTCAAGGTCTACGTGGTTGGCGAGTATGTGAAGTGTGTGAAGAGGAAGTCTCTGCCTGACATCAGTGAGGAGAATTTGAGGAGCTTGGAGGGGTCCTTATCATTCTGTCAGGTATCTAACGTAGGTGCTCATGAGATAAATCCTGACAAATATTATAAACTGATGCATTTGGAGAGTGCAGAGTTGCCCCCAATGAGCTTGATAAATGAGATAGCCAAGGGTTTGAGGAGGGCAACTAAGCTGCATTTATTCAATTTTGATGTTATTAGGGACGCCAAAGTTGGAAATAGGTATCTTGTTGTTGACATTAATTACTTTCCTGGTTATGCTAAGATGCCCAATTATGAGACTGTCTTAGTGGATTTTTTCTGGAAACTTTTGACCAATGATGATAAGGATTTTGATGCTACAAAGTTGGCTACCTGTGAAATTGGCACGAGGAATACCATTTGCGGTCATCATCGTTTTGGGGAGGATGAGGGCATGATCCCGGCTTCTCCTCTTAAGCGGGAAGAAAAGGAACATTCCCTTCAAGTCTGA